In Negativicoccus succinicivorans, the sequence GCATCTTCTGGTCGCGGCAGCGCGGGGATGCTTTGACGAAAGGTCTCTACCGTTCGTACATGCGCTGGTACTACATGCAAACGGGAGAAGAACCTCGGCGCGGGCAAAAAAGCTGGCTCAAAAAACAACCTTACGAAACGACGTATAATTTAGCGAAAGATCATCGTTTGCAAGAGCGGCGTCATCCCGGTATGACCTGCCTTACGGCATTGCGTGATCCGGCGGACCGCAGCATGACGCAGCCGCTTAACGACAGCAAGGGCTGCGGCGGTATCATGCGTGTGGCGCCGATCGGTTTATATTTTCACGGCGATCCGGAAGCCGCTTATGAGAACGGCTGCGCTTGCGCCGCGATTACCCACTCGCATCCGTCGGGATATATCGCCGCCGGCGCGATGGCGTCGTATCTGGCCTTGCTTTGCGACGGACACACATTGCGGCAGGCGGGAAAAGTCGTCAAGGAAATATTGCGCGTAAAAGAAAACGCAGATGAAGTATATGACGCTATCGTGGCCGCAGAAAAAGCAGCGGCTAACGTACCTGCATTGCGTAAAAAAGCCGGAGCCGATGATTGGTGGTACTATTTGCCGGGGCTGGAAGCACTCGGCGAAGGTTTCGTGGCCGAAGAAACCTTGGCGATTGCATTGTATTGCGCGTTG encodes:
- a CDS encoding ADP-ribosylglycohydrolase family protein; translated protein: MSTVPFRDILLAGAAGDAIGYVVEFDDVETIKENYGPHGLRGPLSLDGSGEWLISDDTQMTLFTIDGIFWSRQRGDALTKGLYRSYMRWYYMQTGEEPRRGQKSWLKKQPYETTYNLAKDHRLQERRHPGMTCLTALRDPADRSMTQPLNDSKGCGGIMRVAPIGLYFHGDPEAAYENGCACAAITHSHPSGYIAAGAMASYLALLCDGHTLRQAGKVVKEILRVKENADEVYDAIVAAEKAAANVPALRKKAGADDWWYYLPGLEALGEGFVAEETLAIALYCALAYSGSRYAVLAALNHGGDSDSTAGICAQLVTAEARRNRIPEEWLEHLECRDIIIDMADRLEKISFEEKA